Proteins encoded together in one Cicer arietinum cultivar CDC Frontier isolate Library 1 chromosome 4, Cicar.CDCFrontier_v2.0, whole genome shotgun sequence window:
- the LOC101509614 gene encoding uncharacterized protein, which yields MSFFTLNHLPTPSLSTRFTTPCFNNYKRTISCSSFKCKREYTSVMIVPTGIGAAIGGFAGDALPVARALSSLVDCLITHPNVLNAAMLYWPMPNALYVEGYALDRFAEGSWALQPVHQNRVGIVLDAGIEEELRIRQLQVADAARASLGLPVVEYIVTDTPLEVEKWIDPKTGKSTGRIKHPDSLLRAVQTLVNRSKVNAIAVVGRFPDDESDDVDEYRQGLGVDLLAGVEAVISHLVVKEFQIPCAHAPAMAPLPLSLSLSPKSAAEEIGYTFLPCVLAGLSKAPQYLVNNSESTEKGCIFASDVDSVILPKDACGGDGTLAFARNGKHKPLIITVEENETVLDDTAYKLGFEALHVSNYWEAIGVIAAHKAGIDPFSLRRNKILSIGCSTSMPVNGHTISREKVIY from the exons ATGTCATTCTTCACTCTCAACCACCTTCCAACCCCTTCTTTGTCTACGCGCTTCACCACCCCGTGCTTCAACAACTACAAACGAACCATTTCATGTTCCTCCTTCAAG TGTAAGAGAGAGTACACGAGTGTGATGATAGTTCCCACTGGTATTGGAGCCGCAATTGGTGGATTCGCTGGTGACGCCTTACCCGTCGCTCGCGCTCTCTCTTCCCTTGTTGATTGCCTTATCACTCACCCTAAT GTGCTAAACGCAGCAATGTTATACTGGCCAATGCCTAATGCATTGTATGTTGAAGGCTATGCGCTTGACAGATTTGCAGAAGGGTCATGGGCCTTACAGCCTGTTCACCAAAATAGG GTGGGAATAGTTCTTGATGCTGGTATAGAGGAAGAGCTTCGAATTCGCCAGTTGCAAGTAGCCGATGCTGCAAGGGCTTCCCTTGGATTGCCTGTTGTAGAATATATTGTCACAGACACTCCACTGGAG GTGGAAAAGTGGATTGATCCCAAAACTGGCAAATCAACAGGGAGGATTAAGCACCCTGATTCATTACTTAGAGCGGTGCAAACCTTAGTGAATAGGTCAAAAGTGAATGCCATTGCTGTCGTTGGACGTTTCCCTGATGATGAAAGTGATGATGTTGATGAATATCGGCAGGGATTG GGAGTAGACCTACTGGCTGGAGTTGAGGCAGTCATAAGTCATTTAGTGGTCAAGGAGTTCCAAATTCCTTGTGCACATGCTCCTGCAATGGCTCCACTTCCCCTGAGCCTTTCTCTAAGTCCCAAATCAGCAGCTGAGGAG ATTGGGTACACTTTCCTACCATGCGTGCTAGCTGGCCTCAGTAAAGCTCCACAATACTTGGTCAATAACTCCGAATCAACGGAAAAGGGTTGCATATTCGCAAGTGATGTGGATTCTGTAATCCTTCCCAAAGATGCTTGTGGAGGGGACGGAACTCTTGCTTTTGCAAGAAATGGAAAACATAAG CCACTTATCATTACTGTGGAAGAAAATGAAACTGTTCTGGATGATACTGCATATAAACTTGGTTTTGAAGCG CTGCATGTGTCAAATTATTGGGAGGCTATTGGAGTTATTGCAGCTCACAAAGCAGGGATAGATCCATTTTCActtagaagaaataaaattctTAGCATTGGGTGCAGTACTTCTATGCCTGTCAATGGTCACACCATTTCAAGAGAAAAAGTTATCTACTGA
- the LOC101509944 gene encoding heavy metal-associated isoprenylated plant protein 22, which translates to MGVLDKLSDYFSVSPITRKKRKPMQTVEIKVKMDCDGCERRVRNSVAYMKGVKQVEVNRKESKVSVSGYVDGNRVLKKIQSTGKRAEFWPYIPYNLVAYPYIAQAYDKKAPPGYVKNTMQALPSPNAMDEKLTNLFSDENPNACSIM; encoded by the exons ATGGGTGTTCTTGATAAACTTTCAGATTATTTTTCTGTGTCTCCAATAACTAGAAAGAAACGCAAACCAATGCAG ACAGTTGAAATCAAAGTGAAAATGGACTGTGATGGGTGTGAAAGAAGAGTTAGGAATTCTGTTGCTTACATGAAAG GTGTGAAGCAAGTAGAGGTGAATAGAAAGGAAAGCAAAGTAAGTGTTTCAGGATATGTTGACGGAAATAGGGTTTTGAAGAAAATACAGAGCACTGGAAAAAGAGCAGAGTTTTGGCCTTATATTCCCTACAACTTGGTAGCTTATCCTTATATAGCACAAGCATATGACAAAAAGGCACCACCTGGTTATGTCAAAAACACAATGCAAGCACTACCTAGTCCAAATGCTATGGATGAGAAACTCACTAATCTTTTTAGTGATGAAAACCCTAATGCATGTTCCATCATGTAA
- the LOC101509300 gene encoding T-complex protein 1 subunit theta-like, whose amino-acid sequence MVGFNIQPYGMQSMLKEGHKHLSGLDEAVIKNIDACNQLSTITRTSLGPNGMNKMVINHLDKLFVTNDAATIVNELEVQHPAAKILVLAGKAQQEEVGDGANLTISFAGELLHGAEELIRMGLHPSEIISGYTKAITKTVEILDELVEEGSDNMDVRDKEQVILRMKAAVASKQFGLEDTICSLVADACIQVCPKNPVNFNVDNVRVAKLSGGGLRNSTVVRGMVLKNDAVGSIKRMEKAKVAVFVGGVDTSATETKGTVLIHSAEQLENYSKTEEAKVEELIKAVVDSGAKVIVSGGAVGEMALHFCERYKLMVLKISSKFELRRFCRTTGAVAMLKLSRPNPDDLGYVDSVSVEEVGGVTVTIVKNEEGGNSVSTVVLRGSTDSVLDDLERAVDDGVNTYKAMCKDSRIVPGAAATEIELAKRVKDFSFKETGLDQYAIAKFAESFEMIPRTLAENAGLNAMEIISSLYAAHASGNTKVGIDLEEGVCKDVTTTHVWDLHVAKLFALKYAADAACTVLRVDQIIMAKPAGGPGRREQPAGMDED is encoded by the exons ATGGTAGGTTTCAACATTCAACCATATGGTATGCAATCCATGCTCAAAGAAGGTCACAAACACCTCTCCGGTCTCGACGAAGCCGTTATCAAAAACATCGACGCCTGTAACCAACTCTCCACCATCACTCGCACTTCCCTCGGTCCCAATG GGATGAATAAAATGGTTATAAATCATTTGGATAAACTTTTTGTGACCAATGATGCCGCCACTATTGTAAATGAACTTGAGGTTCAACATCCTGCTGCTAAGATTTTGGTTTTGGCTGGGAAGGCTCAACAAGAGGAAGTTGGCGATGGTGCTAATTTGACTATTTCTTTCGCCGGCGAGTTGCTTCATGGTGCTGAGGAGCTTATTAGGATGGGTTTGCATCCTAGTGAGATCATTAGTGGATATACTAAAGCAATTACTAAG ACTGTTGAAATTTTGGACGAACTTGTTGAGGAAGGTTCGGATAATATGGATGTCCGTGATAAGGAGCAAGTTATTCTACGAATGAAAGCGGCTGTTGCTAGCAAGCAATTCGGTCTAGAAGATACTATATGCTCCCTTGTTGCTGAT GCATGCATCCAAGTGTGTCCAAAAAACCCTGTAAACTTTAATGTCGACAATGTTCGTGTTGCGAAGCTCTCAGGAGGAGGCTTGCGTAACAGTACAGTTGTTCGGGGAATGGTTCTGAAAAATGATGCTGTTGGTAGCATAAAGAGAATGGAGAAGGCAAAG GTTGCTGTGTTTGTTGGTGGTGTTGATACATCTGCAACTGAAACTAAAGGAACTGTTCTCATACATTCAGCTGAGCAG ctagaaaattattcaaaaactGAAGAGGCTAAAGTAGAGGAGCTCATCAAGGCAGTAGTTGATTCTGGTGCCAAAGTGATTGTAAGCGGAGGGGCAGTAGGAGAGATGGCTTTGCATTTTTGTGAGCGATATAA GCTTATGGTTCTGAAGATCAGTTCTAAGTTTGAATTGCGTCGATTTTGCCGTACAACCGGTGCTGTTGCTATG TTGAAGCTTAGTCGACCAAACCCAGATGATCTTGGATATGTCGATTCTGTTTCAGTTGAGGAAGTTGGTGGTGTAACG GTGACCATTGTAAAAAATGAAGAAGGTGGCAATTCTGTATCAACTGTTGTCTTAAGAGGAAGTACTGATAGTGTACTAGATGATCTTGAAAGAGCAGTTGATGATGGGGTGAACACTTACAAG GCCATGTGCAAGGATAGCCGTATTGTACCTGGAGCTGCGGCAACTGAAATTGAGTTAGCTAAGCGGGTCAAAGACTTTTCTTTCAAAGAGACAGG ATTGGATCAGTATGCTATAGCAAAATTTGCTGAAAGTTTTGAGATGATTCCTAGAACATTGGCTGAGAATGCCGGGCTAAATGCAATGGAGATTATATCTTCTCTCTATGCAGCACATGCATCAGGAAACACTAAAGTTGGCATTGATTTGGAAGAGGGTGTTTGTAAGGATGTCACAACTACACATGTTTGGGATCTCCACGTGGCTAA GCTCTTTGCTCTTAAATATGCCGCAGATGCTGCATGCACTGTTCTACGGGTGGATCAG ATTATTATGGCAAAACCAGCTGGGGGCCCTGGTAGGAGAGAGCAACCTGCTGGCATGGACGAAGACTAA